The genomic window GTTTAGTAAATTCACCCGGCTCTGCCAATCTTGCTCCATTAGCAAGTACAAATTGCAGTACTTTATTCACAGCAACTAACCCGCCATGACAATTTATTTCAATTACATCTTCTCTTGTAAATGTTCGTGGTCCTTTTAATACTGTTAACATTACCTCATCAACTACTTCGTCGCTTCTATTATCAATAATATGGCCATAGTGAATGGTATGAGATTCCATATCAACAACTTTTTGACCTGATTTTGCACGAAATACTTGATTCGCAATCTGAATTGCGCCATCTCCGCTCATACGTACTATCGCAATCGCCCCTTCACCCATTGGCGTTGAAATAGCTGCTATCGTATCCTGTTCAAACATTCTTATTGTCACCTACCTCACGTTTCCGTACATTCATACATCATATATGTTAGTATTACCTAATTATCTTGAAAGAAAACTATCACTCTCTTCCCACTTATCAACAAAGTGGAATCACTAAAAACTACCGTTTCTCATTTTATCTTATCCACATGTTTATAACAACATAAACCTCTTAAAGTATCCACAATCGTTTTAAAAATAAAGATTGCACTTACTTGTGGATAAATCTTAGCATGACTAATTTTTAATGGTTAGAGGAATGTAATAGTAAAAGGTTTTTGAAGTCGATGCTGAAAATAGAAGTTATCTAGATTTTTTAAATGAACGCTCCCCTGAAAATAACCTTTATTGTGAATTACGATTCGCTCCCATTCACTCCCTTTCCGCGGACAATCAGCCAAGCCTCCTCGGGCTTCGCCATGTGGGGTCTTGGCTTGATTGTTTCTCCGCAGGAGTGTCGTGAATGTCCGCTCCTTCTTATATCTTATCTATGGGGTGCTCTTTTTTGATTCTCCATGGTGCGAATTTTCATTTGCATGGTTGTCTCTGTTACACCTCGGTGTTGATTTTCGCTCCATTGCACCATTGCACTCGGAAAAAATTGATTTTGTTTCCCTCGAGCCGCTGGCACCTGGAGCAAGATAATAATTTATGTGCAGAATTTTATATTTTCTGATATCGCATAAAAAAAAAGATAGCCTCCGAGTGGAGACTATCTTCTTCTTGGTACAATCACAATATGACGATTTGGATCCGTACCTTTTGATGCTGTTTGCACTTTTTCATATTCAGACAATGCTGCATGGATAATTTTTCTTTCATATGATGGCATAGGCTCAAGAGTTACTTCTCTGCCTGTTCTCATAGCCTTTTCAGCTAAACGACCTGCCAATTGCTCTAACGTGTCTTTACGTTTTTGACGATAATTTTCTGCATCAATCATTATATTAATATATTGATTTGCATAACGATTGGCTACTAATTGAGCTAAATATTGCAGTGCATTTAAAGTTTGTCCTCTTTTGCCAATTAAAATAGCAATTTTATCACCTGATAACTGAAGCTCGACATTTTTACCGTCGCGCTTAACCTCCACTGTGATATCAACGTCCATTTGCTTCGTTACCTTTTTTAAAAAGGCAATAGCTTCATCAACAGGATCAGGTTTTAATGTTGCTTTAACAATGGCTGGCTTCGTACCAAAAAGTCCAAACAAACCCTTTTTTCCTTCATCAATAACTTCAATTTCTATGCGGTCTTCTGATGTTTGGAGCTCGACTAGTGCTTGACTGACCGCTTCTTCTACAGTTGTCCCGGTAGCCGTAATTTGCTTCACTTTTTCGCGCCTCCTGCGGTTTGCGTTTGTTTAACCTGTGGTCCTTTAATAAAGAATGTTTGTCCAATTGTAAAGATATTCCCTACAACCCAGTACAATGAAAGTGCCGCTGGGAATGTTACAGCAAAGACAACAATCATAACAGGCATAATATAAAGCATCATTTTCATTTGTGGATTTTGATTGTCGGTTCCAGCCATCATAACCTTTTGTTGGATAAATGTCGTGATTCCAGCAACTAACGGTAATATAAAGAATGGATCTGGACTTCCTAAATCAAACCATAAGAACGTGTGCTCACGAATTTCAAATGTTCGCATGATTGCATGGTAGAATCCAAAGAGAATTGGCATTTGAATTAATAAAGGGAAACATCCTGCCAGTGGATTGACACCTTGCTTTTGAAAAAGCTGCATTGTTTCTTGCTGTAGCTTTTGTTGTGTTTTTTGATCTTTTGAACTGTACTTCTCTCGTAGTTGCTGCAATTCTGGTTGAATAGCTTGCA from Bacillus sp. HMF5848 includes these protein-coding regions:
- the jag gene encoding RNA-binding cell elongation regulator Jag/EloR encodes the protein MKQITATGTTVEEAVSQALVELQTSEDRIEIEVIDEGKKGLFGLFGTKPAIVKATLKPDPVDEAIAFLKKVTKQMDVDITVEVKRDGKNVELQLSGDKIAILIGKRGQTLNALQYLAQLVANRYANQYINIMIDAENYRQKRKDTLEQLAGRLAEKAMRTGREVTLEPMPSYERKIIHAALSEYEKVQTASKGTDPNRHIVIVPRRR
- the spoIIIJ gene encoding YidC family membrane integrase SpoIIIJ, whose product is MKRRILLVAVLVLLVAIMTGCSEINQPITPESEGVWNEYFVYPLSWLLIFFAEHLQNSYGLSIIIVTIIIRTAILPLMIKQTQNSKAMQAIQPELQQLREKYSSKDQKTQQKLQQETMQLFQKQGVNPLAGCFPLLIQMPILFGFYHAIMRTFEIREHTFLWFDLGSPDPFFILPLVAGITTFIQQKVMMAGTDNQNPQMKMMLYIMPVMIVVFAVTFPAALSLYWVVGNIFTIGQTFFIKGPQVKQTQTAGGAKK